A region from the uncultured Bacteroides sp. genome encodes:
- a CDS encoding TetR/AcrR family transcriptional regulator: MTVSKTRAKLVDVARQLFAKMGVENTTMNDIAIASKKGRRTLYTYFKNKDEIYLAVVESELDILSDMMKRVAEKDISPDEKIIEMIYTRLDAVKEVVYRNGTLRANFFRDIWKVEKVRKRFDAKEIQLFRAVLQEGKDKGVFRIDNVDMTAILVHYCVKGIEVPYIRGNVGSNLDIATRKKYVSNIVFGALHKIEINK; the protein is encoded by the coding sequence ATGACTGTATCAAAAACCAGAGCTAAATTAGTCGATGTTGCCCGTCAGCTTTTTGCTAAGATGGGAGTGGAAAATACAACCATGAATGATATTGCTATTGCTTCTAAGAAAGGTAGAAGAACTCTTTATACGTATTTTAAGAATAAAGATGAAATTTACCTGGCAGTAGTAGAGTCTGAACTGGATATTCTCTCGGATATGATGAAGCGTGTTGCTGAAAAGGATATTTCTCCGGATGAAAAGATTATAGAGATGATCTATACCCGATTGGATGCGGTGAAAGAGGTGGTATATAGAAACGGTACGCTTCGTGCCAATTTTTTTCGTGATATTTGGAAGGTTGAAAAAGTACGCAAAAGATTTGATGCAAAAGAAATTCAACTGTTTAGGGCTGTATTACAAGAAGGGAAAGATAAAGGGGTGTTCCGGATTGATAATGTGGACATGACAGCTATATTGGTTCATTACTGCGTTAAAGGCATTGAAGTGCCTTATATTCGTGGTAATGTCGGATCTAATTTAGATATAGCGACCCGTAAGAAATACGTGTCTAACATTGTGTTTGGCGCGCTACATAAAATTGAAATTAATAAATAA
- a CDS encoding histidine kinase: MFELLDEKQKIRIENERLLRENLQARFEMLRQQVNPHFLFNSLATLKTMMYSDIGKAEEFIIHLSDIFRYSLKTSSDEKVLLREELSILEAYIFMLKCRFEQKLIVKINIDKKYNDFYIPPFTLQIIVENCVKHNIISNKAPLKIDIFSNEAAQLTISNSLQPKNSVETSTHVGLANIDKRYQYLCNEHIEINRENQLFKVIIPLIPNK, translated from the coding sequence ATGTTCGAACTACTGGATGAGAAACAAAAAATACGCATAGAAAACGAACGATTATTGCGCGAAAATCTTCAGGCCCGTTTTGAGATGCTCCGCCAGCAAGTCAATCCGCATTTCTTATTCAATTCTTTAGCAACACTTAAAACAATGATGTACAGTGATATCGGCAAAGCTGAAGAATTCATTATACACCTGTCAGACATCTTTCGATATTCTCTAAAAACCTCGTCAGACGAAAAGGTACTCTTACGTGAAGAACTTAGCATTTTGGAAGCATACATCTTTATGCTTAAATGCCGATTCGAACAAAAACTTATCGTCAAGATAAACATTGACAAAAAATACAATGACTTTTATATACCTCCCTTCACATTACAAATCATTGTAGAAAATTGCGTGAAACATAACATTATATCCAATAAAGCGCCGTTAAAAATAGATATCTTCAGCAATGAAGCAGCCCAACTGACCATATCAAATAGCCTACAACCTAAAAACTCGGTTGAAACATCCACTCACGTGGGTTTAGCGAATATAGACAAACGCTACCAATATCTTTGCAATGAACATATCGAGATAAATAGAGAGAATCAGCTTTTCAAGGTCATAATTCCACTTATACCCAACAAATGA
- a CDS encoding LytTR family DNA-binding domain-containing protein: protein MKILIIEDEPRTAIDLSQTLKKIDPSVTIVDILDSINSSVNYLQSNPMPELIYMDIQLADGLSLDIFKQVKVTCPVIFCTAYDEYAIDAFKLNGIDFILKPFDQNAIQKSLEKVDFLRSYYKKDDDDTRLNKLIDAIRPTVRSCFLVNHKGKMIPVAVADIAYFFITNELTFLFTFSEQKYSIDHSLEELEQMTDAQQFYRANRQFLINFAAIKEIEPYFNRKLIVKLSVKCNDQIIVGKLKKTEFQAWLSER, encoded by the coding sequence ATGAAAATTCTTATAATAGAAGACGAGCCACGGACTGCCATCGATCTGTCTCAAACGCTGAAAAAAATAGATCCGTCAGTTACGATAGTAGATATTCTGGATAGCATAAATTCTTCCGTTAACTATCTGCAATCTAACCCTATGCCCGAACTAATCTACATGGATATTCAACTGGCAGACGGACTATCACTCGATATATTCAAACAAGTTAAAGTAACCTGCCCCGTCATCTTCTGTACGGCTTATGATGAATATGCAATCGACGCATTTAAACTCAACGGCATTGATTTTATATTAAAGCCCTTCGACCAGAATGCTATCCAGAAAAGCCTCGAGAAAGTAGATTTTCTCAGATCTTACTATAAAAAGGACGACGACGATACCAGGCTGAATAAACTCATCGATGCGATAAGACCAACCGTCAGGTCATGCTTTCTGGTTAACCATAAGGGAAAAATGATTCCCGTTGCAGTTGCGGATATTGCTTACTTCTTTATCACTAACGAATTAACCTTTCTCTTTACCTTTAGCGAGCAGAAATATAGTATAGACCATTCGCTCGAAGAGTTGGAACAAATGACAGATGCCCAACAATTCTACCGTGCAAACAGGCAATTCCTGATTAACTTCGCAGCCATAAAAGAAATAGAACCTTATTTCAACCGAAAGCTGATAGTAAAGCTGTCGGTTAAATGCAACGATCAGATCATTGTAGGCAAGCTAAAGAAAACTGAATTTCAGGCATGGCTATCAGAGCGCTGA
- a CDS encoding TolC family protein, protein MRVKCIISILIFLSFFLKINSQESYSLAKCIEYSLQHHASVNIYQNNIKIAKEQKREAISYYLPQISLNGTLTDNLKLQTTIIPAGMIGDKEVAMQFGKQYTTNIYHDISQTVYNQSEIYNIKAGKVNIEMSQLKYKQNNESLICNTAQAYFQVLAYKEYESKLHDIIKSYTQLSQILELKVQKGVALETDLERIKVSLKSAEYQLSEVETQLRNAIDSLKYIMGLNLDAELCISDSVNYEIYVSPPEVMALEVNSLIEYQINKTNLKLIDYSYKAQKAERLPSVNLFARIGRQVYSDDFSKSFSSWNDYSYVGISISKTLFDGFRRSSKTKENKLTLQNADLNLHLAETNYQLSFQNSEKSLLTAYNNLNGNKDNLNLAKKILDTSSLNYQKGSAPLSVFLNDDNTYKNAQLQYINSLFSYMSERLDYEKSRGTIFNFYNELKDNQNYRIK, encoded by the coding sequence ATGAGAGTAAAATGCATTATTTCAATCCTTATTTTCTTATCCTTCTTTCTAAAAATTAATTCCCAGGAATCTTATTCACTTGCCAAATGCATTGAATACAGCCTGCAGCACCACGCCTCGGTAAATATCTATCAAAACAATATTAAAATTGCAAAAGAACAAAAGAGGGAGGCAATAAGTTATTACCTCCCTCAAATTAGTCTGAATGGTACTCTCACCGATAACCTGAAACTACAAACGACAATCATCCCCGCCGGCATGATAGGAGATAAAGAGGTTGCCATGCAATTCGGGAAGCAATACACCACTAACATCTATCATGATATTAGCCAGACGGTATATAATCAGTCTGAAATTTATAACATTAAAGCCGGAAAAGTGAATATCGAAATGTCCCAACTGAAATATAAGCAAAACAATGAATCGCTTATATGCAATACGGCTCAGGCATACTTTCAGGTTCTGGCATATAAAGAATATGAATCCAAGCTGCACGACATTATTAAATCGTATACTCAATTATCTCAAATACTGGAACTTAAAGTTCAAAAAGGAGTCGCACTGGAAACTGATCTGGAAAGAATAAAAGTAAGTCTGAAATCGGCAGAATATCAGCTAAGCGAAGTTGAAACTCAGTTGAGAAATGCCATCGATAGCCTAAAATATATAATGGGACTAAACCTTGACGCCGAATTATGTATCAGTGATTCGGTGAACTATGAGATTTATGTATCACCTCCCGAAGTTATGGCTCTGGAAGTAAACAGCCTAATCGAATATCAAATCAATAAAACAAACCTCAAACTTATCGATTACAGCTACAAAGCTCAGAAAGCCGAAAGATTACCTTCCGTTAATCTGTTTGCAAGGATTGGCAGGCAAGTTTACTCCGACGATTTTTCCAAATCCTTTAGTTCATGGAATGATTATTCTTATGTAGGCATTTCCATTAGTAAAACTCTATTTGACGGTTTCAGGCGATCAAGTAAAACTAAAGAGAACAAGCTGACATTGCAAAATGCCGATCTAAATCTGCATCTGGCCGAAACAAATTATCAATTATCTTTTCAGAATTCGGAGAAAAGCCTGCTCACCGCATACAACAACCTAAACGGTAATAAAGACAATCTAAATCTTGCCAAGAAAATACTAGATACGTCAAGTCTTAATTACCAAAAAGGTAGCGCACCGTTAAGCGTATTTCTGAATGATGACAATACTTATAAAAATGCCCAATTACAATATATCAACAGCCTTTTCTCGTATATGTCCGAGAGGCTCGATTACGAAAAAAGCAGAGGTACAATATTCAATTTTTATAATGAATTAAAAGATAATCAAAATTATAGAATAAAATGA
- a CDS encoding efflux RND transporter periplasmic adaptor subunit, which yields MKRTNIILIGVVSLIIIAIVTTLVINKNKIDASNQVVDRSHIAVTVTTLKITPGRFFMQKSLPAKLNPEEKATASTQVAGMLSTMNIDLGSKVSRGEVIGSIDTKLARLNLQSATLTQQKLKDDYERTKALYKGNATSETELINAKYNYENTGVQTKQIKQQIENAKIIAPISGIVIANEMKAGEFANPGSSIAEIVNISKLKATVYLDETEVYYIHLKQKAEISLPSFPDKKISGNVIYISPSGDENHNYQVDVLIDNTTEWLKAGTDVSVSLTLNQKENIIMIPQRAIVSDKEEDYVYLIDHGIAHVRKVKTGMILGENIEIVNGLSAGNEIVLSGQINLREGSATKVINQ from the coding sequence ATGAAACGAACTAATATTATTCTGATAGGAGTTGTTAGCCTTATAATCATAGCAATAGTTACCACGTTGGTTATCAATAAAAATAAAATAGACGCATCTAACCAAGTTGTCGACAGATCTCACATAGCCGTTACAGTAACCACTTTAAAAATAACCCCGGGCCGATTCTTCATGCAAAAGAGCCTGCCGGCAAAACTAAATCCGGAAGAAAAAGCAACAGCCAGCACTCAGGTTGCCGGAATGCTCAGTACAATGAATATAGATCTCGGCAGCAAAGTATCCAGAGGAGAAGTAATAGGCAGCATCGATACCAAATTAGCACGTCTCAATTTACAGTCGGCCACTTTAACCCAACAAAAGCTAAAGGATGACTATGAACGCACCAAAGCCCTGTACAAAGGGAATGCAACCAGCGAAACAGAACTTATAAACGCCAAATACAACTACGAGAATACCGGCGTGCAAACCAAACAAATAAAACAACAAATAGAAAACGCAAAAATTATTGCCCCCATAAGTGGCATTGTGATAGCCAATGAAATGAAAGCGGGCGAATTTGCGAATCCCGGTTCTTCCATTGCCGAAATAGTAAATATTTCAAAGCTCAAAGCAACAGTATATCTTGATGAAACAGAAGTTTACTATATTCATCTAAAACAGAAAGCTGAAATCTCTCTCCCTTCATTTCCGGATAAAAAGATTTCAGGAAATGTCATTTACATCAGTCCCAGTGGAGATGAAAACCACAACTATCAGGTGGATGTCTTAATAGATAATACTACTGAATGGTTAAAAGCAGGCACTGATGTATCCGTTTCACTTACTCTCAATCAAAAAGAAAATATAATCATGATACCTCAAAGAGCCATCGTATCTGACAAAGAAGAAGATTACGTATACCTCATCGATCACGGCATTGCGCATGTAAGAAAAGTTAAAACCGGAATGATATTAGGAGAAAATATTGAGATAGTAAACGGCTTATCAGCCGGCAATGAAATCGTACTTTCCGGACAAATCAATCTTCGCGAAGGAAGTGCCACAAAAGTTATCAATCAATAA
- a CDS encoding efflux RND transporter permease subunit → MTITELSIKRPLLITVIFTILILFGIIGYKSLNYELLPKFEAGVISITTTYAGASPQDIESSVTKPIEDAVSTVEGLDIITSRSMENVSSITIQLKSGVEDIVAQQDIERKINQIKSTLPEDVDDPVVNRFSTDQFPVLNLSVSASLSDADLYHLVENNILPELTNVSGVGQVSIVGGTPREIGIKINNQKLNAYNLSISQIYQSINASSIAYPAGKVSSHQQEFSIRLNADLATAEMIRNIIIRENANGSRILLKDVAKITDANSTPITINRINGRNGIGLQIYKTNDANTVEVSKSVKTKLDELTKEYISRSFAYTIASDQSIYTLSSADAVVHDLALAVLIVGFVMLFFLHSLRSSMFILVAIPAAMIPTFIMMSLFGFSLNLMTLMALSLVVGILVDDSIVVLENIFRHLEMGKSRVQAAIDGRTEIGFTAIAITMVDLVVFIPMALTSGLIGNIVRQFSLVVIFSTLLSLFVSFTLTPLLASLFGKLDKPNPKTLWGRISIKFEQALDTLKLYYGHLLLWVLFHKKYLFAVVVTLIIASISLVPKGFIGKSFLDTGDRGELSLKLELATDMPLYQTNQAIRQAESIILKHKEIENTYTLVGTQTGGGGATSNNSNWGQIDITLVDKTKRKITTDQFGTLMRNEIENAIPGIKVTVLPMGVTGTSNSPIRIVVKAAALDSVRKGADLVKEIVENTPGTDYVEFSTQADRKQIQIIPNRDKISSMGFSIEEVAQMINLAFKGNDKINMKENDDEYAINIRLDDSDKRTIKDVGNAMLTGKSGKVIRLKQIATIKESLAPSLLERTSRLPSITINSAAVGRPSGSIIEDIKEKLSETQLPIGVSIDYLGDAKNQSEAFASLGFALIIAISLIYLIMVALYESLVYPFVVLFSIPVAIIGALLALALTMNNITIFSLCGLIMLLGLVTKNGILIVDFANHLKARGMPLTEVLLEAGKERLRPIIMTTFAMILGMLPLALSQSPGSEFKNGMAWVIIGGLTSSFLFTLLLVPSVYMVIENIKTILPRLIRLQFINAYRTKSN, encoded by the coding sequence ATGACAATTACAGAGTTATCCATAAAACGCCCTCTTCTTATCACCGTAATATTCACCATTCTGATCCTATTCGGAATCATCGGATACAAGAGTTTAAATTATGAATTACTTCCGAAATTTGAAGCAGGAGTCATTTCTATAACAACCACATATGCGGGAGCTTCTCCTCAAGATATTGAATCGAGCGTCACAAAACCGATAGAAGATGCCGTATCAACCGTCGAGGGATTAGATATTATTACCTCTCGCTCCATGGAGAACGTATCATCAATCACCATACAATTAAAGTCCGGCGTAGAAGATATAGTAGCCCAACAAGATATTGAACGTAAGATTAATCAAATTAAATCCACACTGCCCGAAGATGTAGACGATCCGGTTGTCAATCGGTTTAGTACAGACCAGTTTCCCGTTCTAAATTTATCTGTTTCAGCATCATTATCCGATGCCGATCTTTATCACCTGGTAGAGAATAATATTTTGCCCGAACTAACCAACGTGTCCGGAGTAGGCCAAGTATCTATAGTTGGCGGTACGCCAAGAGAAATAGGAATAAAAATAAATAACCAAAAATTAAATGCCTACAATCTTTCTATCAGCCAGATTTATCAATCAATAAACGCCTCTTCCATTGCCTACCCCGCCGGAAAAGTATCATCGCATCAACAAGAATTTTCCATTCGTTTAAATGCCGATCTTGCCACTGCCGAAATGATTCGCAATATTATTATCCGCGAGAATGCAAACGGTAGTCGCATACTTTTAAAAGATGTTGCCAAAATTACAGATGCCAACTCCACACCTATAACGATCAACCGCATAAACGGAAGAAACGGCATCGGACTCCAGATTTATAAAACGAACGACGCCAACACGGTAGAAGTCAGCAAAAGTGTAAAAACAAAACTGGATGAGCTAACCAAAGAATATATTTCCCGATCGTTTGCCTACACCATTGCATCCGACCAATCAATCTACACACTATCATCGGCAGACGCAGTTGTTCACGATTTGGCACTAGCTGTCTTAATCGTAGGATTCGTGATGCTTTTCTTTTTGCACAGTTTACGGAGTTCCATGTTCATACTAGTGGCTATACCCGCAGCAATGATTCCCACATTCATCATGATGAGCCTTTTCGGCTTTTCTCTGAATCTGATGACGTTAATGGCTCTCTCACTCGTAGTAGGCATATTGGTAGATGACAGTATTGTAGTACTCGAAAACATTTTCCGCCATCTGGAAATGGGAAAAAGCAGAGTACAGGCCGCCATCGACGGAAGAACAGAGATAGGATTTACAGCAATAGCCATCACCATGGTCGATTTGGTCGTATTCATACCTATGGCACTCACAAGCGGACTCATTGGAAATATCGTCCGGCAATTTTCTTTAGTCGTTATATTCTCTACCTTGTTGAGCCTCTTTGTATCCTTTACACTAACCCCGCTACTTGCCTCCCTATTCGGGAAACTCGATAAGCCTAACCCTAAAACATTATGGGGAAGAATAAGCATAAAATTCGAACAGGCTCTCGATACATTGAAACTCTACTATGGACATCTTTTATTATGGGTGCTTTTCCACAAAAAGTATTTGTTTGCAGTGGTCGTCACCCTCATAATAGCCTCTATATCACTCGTTCCCAAAGGATTCATCGGAAAATCCTTTCTCGATACGGGAGATAGAGGAGAGTTAAGTCTGAAGCTGGAACTGGCAACCGACATGCCACTTTATCAAACCAATCAGGCCATTAGGCAGGCCGAATCAATCATCTTGAAACATAAAGAAATTGAAAACACATATACTCTTGTAGGCACCCAGACCGGCGGAGGCGGAGCAACCTCTAATAACAGTAACTGGGGACAAATTGACATTACGTTAGTTGATAAAACCAAACGAAAAATCACCACTGACCAATTTGGAACGCTAATGCGCAATGAAATAGAAAATGCCATACCCGGCATAAAAGTAACAGTTCTTCCTATGGGTGTTACCGGAACAAGTAACTCTCCTATTCGAATTGTGGTAAAAGCCGCCGCTTTAGATAGCGTAAGAAAAGGAGCCGACCTGGTTAAAGAAATTGTAGAAAACACACCCGGTACAGATTATGTTGAATTCAGCACTCAGGCCGATCGCAAGCAGATACAAATTATCCCGAACAGAGATAAAATCAGTTCCATGGGATTTTCTATTGAGGAAGTGGCGCAAATGATCAATCTGGCATTCAAAGGCAATGATAAGATTAACATGAAAGAGAATGACGACGAATACGCAATTAATATCCGCCTTGATGATTCCGATAAACGAACCATCAAAGATGTGGGCAATGCAATGCTCACCGGCAAATCAGGAAAAGTGATCCGCTTAAAACAAATAGCCACTATAAAAGAGAGCCTCGCCCCATCGCTACTCGAAAGAACGAGCAGACTGCCCTCCATCACAATTAATTCCGCAGCAGTAGGCAGGCCTTCGGGCAGTATCATTGAAGACATAAAAGAAAAACTATCCGAAACCCAGTTACCTATTGGAGTTTCCATTGATTATTTAGGAGATGCAAAAAATCAAAGTGAGGCATTCGCCAGCCTGGGCTTTGCGCTTATTATTGCCATATCACTAATCTATCTAATTATGGTAGCACTATACGAAAGCCTCGTGTATCCATTCGTAGTGTTGTTCTCAATTCCGGTAGCCATCATAGGAGCCCTGCTGGCTCTCGCATTGACCATGAATAACATCACAATTTTTAGTTTATGCGGCCTTATCATGTTACTGGGGTTAGTGACAAAGAATGGTATATTAATCGTTGATTTTGCTAATCACCTAAAAGCCAGAGGCATGCCTCTAACGGAAGTTTTACTCGAAGCAGGAAAAGAACGCCTGCGCCCCATTATCATGACCACATTTGCCATGATATTGGGTATGCTTCCGCTTGCATTATCTCAAAGCCCCGGATCGGAATTCAAAAACGGAATGGCCTGGGTTATTATCGGCGGACTAACAAGTTCTTTCCTGTTCACATTACTTCTCGTGCCCAGCGTATACATGGTAATTGAGAATATAAAAACAATACTCCCGAGGTTAATTCGCTTACAATTTATCAACGCATATAGAACAAAGTCTAATTAA
- a CDS encoding 4Fe-4S binding protein, which produces MMNNKKKVSIQIDADKCVACWKCMDRCRYDVLTKVEFPFHKHVAVEHPENCIGCLHCMNACKYQAIDVTRFR; this is translated from the coding sequence ATGATGAATAACAAAAAGAAAGTGTCAATTCAAATTGATGCGGATAAATGTGTTGCTTGTTGGAAATGCATGGATCGCTGCCGTTATGATGTTTTGACTAAAGTGGAATTTCCTTTTCACAAACATGTGGCGGTGGAACATCCTGAAAATTGCATAGGTTGCCTGCATTGCATGAATGCATGTAAGTATCAGGCTATAGACGTGACGAGATTTCGTTGA
- a CDS encoding sigma-70 family RNA polymerase sigma factor, giving the protein MIPIKKKKVQTVLSNNSNIATVVEKYQERLKNFVRRRVDSVEDAKDILQEVFFHLAKSDSLTKPIEQMEAWLYTVTRNEITDWNRKKKNESIVEFWDNDGEEEDMTDELDSLLFGESLTPEDEYLRSLVWQELEKALSELPAEQKNVFEMTELQGLSFKEISVQTGVTVNTLISRKRYAVLFLRERLKSLYMDVLDY; this is encoded by the coding sequence ATGATTCCTATCAAGAAGAAAAAGGTGCAAACAGTTCTATCTAACAATTCAAATATTGCTACCGTTGTTGAAAAATATCAGGAACGATTAAAAAACTTTGTTCGCAGAAGAGTCGATTCAGTAGAAGATGCAAAAGATATTTTGCAGGAGGTGTTTTTTCATTTAGCAAAGTCCGATAGCTTAACGAAGCCTATTGAACAAATGGAGGCTTGGTTATACACTGTGACAAGAAACGAAATAACAGATTGGAACAGAAAGAAAAAAAATGAATCTATTGTTGAATTTTGGGATAATGATGGCGAGGAAGAGGACATGACTGATGAACTGGATAGTCTGCTTTTTGGGGAATCTTTAACGCCGGAAGATGAATACTTGCGTTCTTTGGTATGGCAGGAATTGGAGAAAGCTCTTTCCGAGCTGCCTGCCGAGCAGAAGAATGTATTTGAAATGACCGAATTGCAAGGCCTTTCTTTTAAGGAAATATCTGTGCAGACGGGTGTCACTGTTAATACACTCATTTCAAGAAAAAGATATGCGGTGCTTTTTCTGAGAGAGCGACTAAAATCATTGTATATGGATGTTTTGGATTATTGA